A single window of Fervidicoccus fontis Kam940 DNA harbors:
- the tuf gene encoding translation elongation factor EF-1 subunit alpha — MSEKPHLNLVVIGHVDHGKSTTVGHILYRLGYVDPKKLAELEEEAKKKGKESFKYAWLLDNLKEERERGVTIDLSFMKFETKKYYFTIIDAPGHRDFVKNMITGASQADAAILVVSARKGEFEAGMSPEGQTREHLILAKTMGIEQIIVAVNKMDATEPPYSQERYKQVIDTLQKFMKGLGFDISKIPFIPISGWNGDNLIERSPAMPWYNGPTLVEALDNIQIPPKPIDKPLRIPIQAVYAISGIGTVPVGRVESGVLKKGDRIVFMPPAIVGEVRSIEMHHTQIEKAEPGDNIGFNVRGVTKTDIKRGDVAGHLTNPPTIAKEFTARLFIIWHPSAVTVGYTPVIHAHTASIAAKITELVSKLDPRTGKEAEKNPQFLKQGDTAIVKFQPIKQMVVEKFSEFPALGRFAMRDMGKTIGIGVITDVVPEQVQIKG, encoded by the coding sequence ATGAGCGAAAAACCTCACCTTAACTTAGTAGTAATCGGACATGTTGACCATGGAAAGAGCACTACTGTAGGGCACATACTTTACAGATTAGGTTATGTAGATCCTAAAAAGCTGGCCGAGCTAGAAGAAGAGGCAAAGAAGAAAGGTAAAGAGTCTTTTAAATATGCATGGTTGCTCGATAACCTAAAAGAAGAAAGAGAAAGAGGAGTAACAATAGATCTTTCATTTATGAAATTCGAAACCAAAAAGTACTACTTCACTATAATTGATGCTCCAGGGCACAGAGATTTCGTCAAGAATATGATCACCGGTGCAAGTCAGGCTGATGCTGCAATACTTGTCGTTTCTGCGAGAAAAGGAGAATTTGAGGCTGGAATGAGCCCAGAAGGACAGACAAGAGAGCACTTAATACTTGCGAAAACAATGGGAATTGAACAGATAATAGTTGCAGTAAACAAGATGGATGCAACAGAGCCACCGTATAGCCAGGAAAGGTACAAACAAGTAATTGACACTCTTCAGAAATTTATGAAGGGCCTGGGATTTGATATATCGAAGATTCCGTTTATACCTATATCCGGTTGGAACGGAGACAACTTAATAGAGAGAAGCCCTGCCATGCCTTGGTACAACGGCCCCACTCTGGTAGAAGCCTTAGACAATATTCAGATTCCACCAAAGCCAATTGATAAGCCATTAAGAATTCCAATACAAGCGGTATATGCTATAAGCGGTATAGGGACAGTTCCTGTAGGAAGAGTTGAGTCGGGAGTTCTGAAGAAAGGAGACAGGATAGTATTTATGCCTCCAGCAATAGTTGGAGAAGTCAGAAGCATCGAGATGCACCACACGCAGATAGAAAAGGCAGAGCCAGGAGACAACATAGGATTCAACGTGAGAGGCGTCACAAAGACCGATATTAAGAGAGGAGACGTAGCAGGACATTTAACCAATCCGCCAACAATTGCAAAGGAATTCACTGCGAGACTTTTCATAATTTGGCATCCATCAGCCGTAACAGTTGGCTATACACCAGTTATTCATGCACATACTGCAAGCATTGCAGCTAAGATAACCGAGCTGGTATCAAAACTAGATCCAAGGACTGGTAAAGAGGCTGAGAAGAACCCGCAGTTCCTAAAGCAGGGAGATACGGCAATTGTGAAGTTCCAGCCAATTAAGCAGATGGTTGTAGAGAAGTTCTCCGAGTTCCCAGCACTAGGAAGATTCGCTATGAGAGATATGGGCAAGACGATAGGCATTGGAGTAATAACTGATGTAGTGCCTGAACAGGTTCAGATAAAGGGATAA
- a CDS encoding 30S ribosomal protein S7 produces the protein MVIVLAENEEIKAVEIKLFDKWSYEGIEIRDPSLKKYISLRPVFLPHTGGRHEHVRFGKSRIPIVERLINNLMKHGRNMGKKHLAYNIVKNAFEIIYLQTKQNPLQVLVRAIENAAPREETTRIMYGGIIYHVAVDVAPQRRVDLALRNITDGARNCAFNGPKPIEECLADEIIAVANNDPKSYSIAKKEEVERIALSSR, from the coding sequence ATGGTGATTGTATTGGCAGAAAACGAGGAGATTAAGGCTGTAGAAATAAAACTGTTCGATAAGTGGAGTTATGAAGGAATAGAGATCAGAGACCCGAGCCTGAAAAAGTACATATCTCTTAGACCGGTGTTCCTTCCTCATACCGGGGGAAGGCATGAACATGTCAGATTTGGAAAGTCGAGAATACCTATAGTCGAGAGGCTCATAAACAACCTAATGAAGCACGGAAGAAACATGGGGAAAAAACACCTCGCTTACAATATTGTAAAAAATGCATTTGAAATAATTTACCTTCAAACAAAACAGAACCCACTTCAGGTTCTAGTTAGAGCGATAGAAAATGCGGCTCCTAGAGAGGAGACAACGAGAATTATGTACGGAGGGATCATCTACCATGTCGCCGTCGATGTCGCTCCTCAGAGAAGAGTCGACTTAGCTCTTAGAAATATAACTGATGGTGCCAGAAACTGTGCATTCAACGGACCTAAGCCAATTGAGGAGTGCTTAGCTGATGAGATCATTGCAGTAGCCAACAATGATCCAAAGAGCTATTCAATAGCGAAGAAAGAAGAAGTAGAAAGAATAGCTTTGAGCTCTAGGTAA